The Bombus huntii isolate Logan2020A chromosome 2, iyBomHunt1.1, whole genome shotgun sequence genomic interval GATATTTCGTTCTATAACATTCTACACTGAAAATAAATCATTGTGTCTGATTATCTTAATAATTATGCGAATTTATGATTTCTAATTATACTTACGTATGTTCTTCATTTACTCATTTCTATATAGAACATTTTCTCTCTTCTATCTGTTAACTGACCATTACATTTTTCTTGATCTTTTAATACAGGCTCTTCCGCTTGATCAATTAAACCAAGTACAAAATGCTCTTAAGGTAAGTATcaattaatgatttttatacataatgAATTGGAATAGATTTATAACGCTTAACAATATTAAGAAAATTTGAAGttagataatatttaaagtagTAATTTCacttaaaattcatattaattacatttaaaagtattatatattattttcatcttatCTAACAATATAATTCTTTATAATTACTCTAGTATCGTatgaaatgtaataaaaaattgtttgttaaacaagaatttttttaaatatccaaATATGATTACAGTTTTCTAGAAACCTCttgtaaaaaacaaaataagtaagtaaaaaatatctaataaCAATTAGAAAAAACTGTTACAGCCTAATGACAAGTCTCAAGCAAACTCACAAGGAAATAATAGCAATAATGGCAGTGACGAAAATCACAGTAATAATGACAACAGTGGCAGCCAAGATTTGTCCCATGTTGTGGACGAAAGCTCTAAAATTGTCGATGATTTGCACAAGTTTGTAGGATCTGTGGAACATATGCTGGTGGATCAATTGAAAAAAGTAACAAACGGCTCCGTACATCTTTTGGAACAAATAGAACAACAGATCGCTAAAGTCATTACCGATGTTAGGAACAAAACACAAGAACATTTTCAACATCTCCATAGCAAACTCGATAAACTGGAAGAAGATGCCTCGAAGGCAAAGAATATCATTAAACACAAAGTAGAGGACATCATCAAGAACGTTACCAATGCGCTTGACAACCtggagaataaaataaataatacctTGAAACACGTTAATGAAAAGACTTCCGAAATCGTAAACCACGTGAGGAATGTTACAGAAGAAAGAGTACAGGaattcataaataaaacaGCCCAAGCTGTGGCACAAGCGAGACATACTGCTGAAGATATTGAAGAAAAGACTACTGAGATTTTGAACAAAACATTGTCCGAGTTAAAGAAAGAGGCTCACAATCTTTTGAACAATATCAAAGAATTTGTTCATGATACAATTAATGAAACTGAAAACCAAATTTACGATGTCCTCAATAATATTGGAAATACCACAAGACAAACGTTGAAAAATGCTATGCATATGAATGCTCGCATTGCGGAAGATCTGTGCGATATAATTTACGATATTTCGGAAGATTCTAGATCTCTGTTAGGCACTGTAATGAATAATGCTCAAAATATTGTTGGTGCCATCATTAATAACACTAACGATGTTGTTGAACAAACAGTTAATAATGTTAAAAGTATTGCTTCTGGCATTTTCCATGATGTCCATTAtgtcgtaaaatttggaatagatAATATGAGggataatataaaaaaaggcATTAAACGTTGCACACCATATCCATGGCAATGTTCAAGACACTATTGCTAACATTATAAGTAACATAAACATTTTACAAAgaattattaaacaattattgtcgtattatattaaaaaaattaaatgaatattacataattttgtTGTAGATGACTCAAAGGATAGAGCATCCCATGGTTTTAAGGtaaatttaatacatttttaatatcaaaacgttcaatgtattatgtatttctatatcttatgttacaaaatatttcatttttacttcTGTAATTATCctttatatttatgtttagttcCCATTTGGTATCTAAGTAACAAATATAGGCTACTGCATCTTAAATGGAATTAGGAAACCGATGATTGGAAATTACTAAACAAATAAAGTAGTTTTCAATTTATAAACAAGCAGCAGTagtaaagaaacgaaagaagaaatcaaCATATTGAAAATGCACGCTGATTGTTTAAGTCAAAAAAACATTTATGTTGTTGCAAATGTAAATAACTGTTATTTGTAGTGTcgataaaaatagataaataaaaactgtgtctaatttaataaatcaactTATTAAAACATCATGTTAGATTGTGTTTCTGATGATTGCATGTCATTCCAACAAGCTATTTCTGTCATTTCCAAATTACCATCTTCTGTCAATGTTAAGATTTGTTTTTCTGAATTGTCTTTAAGTTTCAAAGCTAAATCTGTATCAGAATGTGATACCATCACTGCAGGATGTGTTGGAGCTTCATTAATTTCCACAGGTTGTaaaatacgtacatatattgGTTGAGTTACAGTAGTATTGTCTATAATTTATAGACATTTTGTAATGAAatgtttttcaattaaaaatatatcttaaaTTCTTACCAGCAGTTAAAATATTCtgaattgataaattttcagaatttgATAATCTTATTATaggaatattttcattatgaTTTGGAATGTGTGATTCTGAATATGTTTCAATAGTCATAATTGGTACATTTTGCTGCACACTTTTTTCCAAAATTGGGATATCCAACATAGCTTCATCAATATCTTTTAAAGGTGATTCTGAAAGGCATTTGGAATACAATTTTCTGAGAATAGAAAAAGTTCATTTCTATCATATCAAAAATGAATAGTATGAAAAACCTGTTTGATTATCTTGGACTCTAGTCTGATCACTTATATGTTCTTTCATATTACAATTATGTGATTCTTGTTGACtttcataaaattgtacaCCACATTTatcacaaaatattttttgcttaACATGGTCACTAATATGATGCACCATAAATGAATTATGAAGAGTAGTATATTGGCATTTATCACATTGCAACCAAATATTACTCTTTTTATGCTTGGATTTTTCAGTAATATTTGAAGATAAGATAACATCTTTCCTACTTTGATAATTAGTTGTAGCTTGAGTGTTACACTTTGTAATTTGTGGTGGTTGAGAACGCTTTTGTTTATCATTATTACCAAGAAGTTCTCCTTTCTCCAAAGAATACTTTTGTTCTAAGAATCTCAAAACATTATCACGTATATTGCACATCTCAACATCAAGTCTATCAAGTGTATTAATAAGATTAGCACAACTGCGACAAATTACATCATCTTCTGATATTACTACCAAATAtctatattatatgaaaaggACAAAATTGCACTTGTATTTTAAAACAGTGCCTGAAATGcatattatattcatataaatgttataataagATACTACCTTTCACCAACTAATTCTCCAAGCTTTTCTATTACTCTAGTTCTTGATATCTGTGTTCTACATGTAGCCAAAGCATAATGACGCCCTTGAATTTTTGCATCACATACAAAACATTGTATATCTTCCAAGGTTCTTGaaatattacattcattatCAGTATTGTAAACGGTTACGTCTGTACAATTGTTGGTAATATCTTCAGAACAAATGTCATGTTGTTGTCCTATTGACAACATCGAAGATATATTTGCCATTGGactaatgaaaataattattttgtaatcgGAATCAAGGTTAGAATACAAAATAGGAAATGTAAGATAATAACAAAGATAAATGTAAGATAActgtaagaaaataatacgaaataaaaaaatctataattttgtgttataaatattacactgtacttttcttttccatttttataatactatgataaaaataacgtatcaatgaatgtaatatatcttttacaCAAATGTTATAGTTCAAAATGATGTTAACTTGAATAGATCTTATGCCATCTTGTGAAGATTGATGAAAATACACACAACTCAAACACCTATATCATATACATTACCACCAAGgagtaataaatataagttacatatatatacataaaatattataataaaactaATGCAACAAAATTTGTCATGAATATTAATaggaaaatttgtttattttattgaattacaaGATAAACATAGAAAACAAAACATTAagatgtataatatttattacactTATCTATAAGTGACAAGTTCAttgattttgttatatttttgttgTTTTTTGTAATTTCCACCAAATTTTTAATGCACAAATAACCGCTACTTTTACACATCTATACTTAACATGCttatacgaataatttccTTTACAGTTCTTGCTAACATTTATGTCACTAAATGTGCGTACATAGTGACTTTCTTGAATTACAAAGGAATTGAACATTATGAAGTTTATATCGGTGTGTACATTTCAAGCATGTCCAGTATTTGGTAAATAAGATCTAAACAAAGTTTTATGTTCATTacttcatataaaataaacatcgTTAATGTCACGCATTTTTACAACTTTTTATACAATAAACTTATACAGAACAAAATATAGTATTGTACATGGGTTTTTATCAATTTGATCCGGAAAATAACTGTTTAATCttataaaaataacttttatatgaaattcagacgtatgtatattttctataGTTTGTAAAGTTTTACACAGTTTTgtagaaaaaatgttaaagtCACATTAGGATATGGTTGAAACGTACTAATAATTCTTGAACTTTACATatctattttttcaatttttacttTCAGCTCTTgcttttttgtattttctttttcatctatttcgttcttttcaTTGTCCCTTTCTTTATCCTTGCCAGAATGTTGTTGTTTCTTATCTGAATTACGGAAACGATCATAACGAGAATCTTCATCATCGCTAGATTTACCTCCTACTTCTGTTTCTCTTAAAATATCGCCCAAGTCTTTATCAACATCATCCCATAACTTATCGCCACTATCGCCGGGGtaatcatcatcatcatcttCTTCCGCTTGTCcatttttattctctttcgTATTTTTCTCAGATTCAACAACCCCTTTTTGCTCAATTGTTTTACCTGACTCAGCAGTATTAGTGCCATCAGTTGTAGTTACTGGCAATGTGTTATTTGTAGATGGTGGTTCAGAATTAGTTGGAGATTTAGCATTTTCTGTACTATTTACAGCATTTGGAGTAGAAGTATTATTGGTAGATGACGATGATTGCAGATGGATTCTTTCTGCTTGCCTTCGCAATGCTTTATCATCATTATCGCGCACATATCTgcataatatattacatttagaTCAACAATTGTATACATAAAAgcaaaaattttatgaaatcattattttaaaagtaTACCGTTTAAGATGACTTCTGGTTGAACAATGGAGCGCTATTGCTCTTTCACTATTTTCACTACGTGGTAGATATGTCTTACACAATTCACAAAATTGCACTTCGACACGTTTTATGTATTCTGCTCCCACTTTAATCATTTGTTTACTTTTAGGTTTCTTTTCTGTGTCGTTTGTGCCTTCATTTTCtggtttttctttttttttctcgggAGACTCTTCATCTTCTGCTGTAAATTATGTTTATCTAGTAATTGTTATCGaagtaatatttattagagaaagaaaaatgtaacgTTCGATAATCGTACGTACCGTCAACATCACCTACAGAATCCAGAGTCATAAAGTTATCAAGATTAACTTCCTTGTCATCTTCTTCAGGTCCACTTGAATTCGCTTCCGCTTCACCATTGCCAGCGTTCATTCTTTCTTTCAATGCACTTTTCCTCTGAAAGATACACagacataaaatatattaaaactcCAAAAACTTTAATATCGCAATAGGAATAGTACCTTAATGTGATCCAAAGAACACATATGAGTTTCAAATAGCATTGGTGATCGAAATTGAATACGACAGGTGCGGCAAAATGGTGTGAGAAATCGTTTCATTTGACGATGGGAATCTGATAGCTGATGTATTGCTTTAAGAGAACGATAATTAAGTTTACAGATCGGACAGAACATGGTACGAGAAGGCAAAGTACCACGCGCAGCATCTCGGGCCTCGACACGTCGTTGTTCTTGTCGTTGCAAGACACGCATACGAGTCAAAGTTGCTTTGTGCCGTGATGCGATTCGTCTCATTGCTGCACTGTGACGGCCCGAATATAAATGTAGCGAGTATTCTTTGAAAGTAACACTACGATGAGCACAATGTGGACaagttaatttaataaattttctccCATCTCTTCTACTAGGTAACTCTTCTGAACCAGTAGTTCTACCATGATctgttttatcattttcatctctTTCTTCATCATCCCCATCGTCCTCATCATCCTAAAAATATACGCATGACAAATGTTCACCGTAACGGGTTAATtcaattaacaaaatttattttaattggtCTCACCTCATGTTTTCGATCATCTTCATCTTCTTTTACTTcgtcttctttctcttcctcatCTTCGGTGTTTTGTCTTTCCCgatcttgtttttctttctttcttttttcatcttttttctttttctcttcctcttcctcttcttcttcatcgTCGCGTTCATGCGGCTGAATTAATGTCGGTAAATATTACAGTAAGTATTGCCATTATTAGCACACAATATGCATATAGATAATAAGAGCAAATATTATCAGCCCTATGAAGTTACCTTATCATCATCATCCCAATTACTTTTGTTATCATCATCCTCTTCATCGTCATCGGAAAATTCAGCGTTAATAGCTTTGGTCATCTCTCTATCCTTGTCCTTCATGCTCGTTCCTGATCCTGACTCCTTTTTACTTCCGGATAGCCTAGTAGTACCGCTACTAACGACACAGCAATTTTGTTTTGACTTACATTATTTCCCTTCGTCTTGTTCTGGTTCCTTTGTCTTTCATTATATCATCAAccaaaattttgttttcttatagTTGATATACAGCAAATATCGCGATAgtattcgtttttcttttatccCCCATAATGAATGCATTTCGTATTGCAATAAAGGTCTTAACTATTCGGCCTTTTTGCTCTGCATTGTGCTCTTATGTCTCCGCATTTTCgcgttttaaaatatatatatatacatatatatatatatataagaaacaACGTTCTTATACTGGTTTTAATCACCGCTATGTGTAAGAATGATAAATAATGATCTCGTAAAGTACAAGTATTATAGTAGTTCTCATATCAAAAGTAATTACATTGTATTTTGATGATATACACATTGTATTTATGCATGTGAGAATCAATTCCCTTTTTTATTTAGAACCCTGCGAAAAGTTTGCCTCTCGGCAGTACAATATTGGTTTCGTGCGATCATTTGTGTCATTTTTTGTGTTTTCTTTTACCATTTATATATCTATCATCGTCTTGACTTTCAGGTCATTATACTCAGATATAGTCAGTTCGTTTACTGACAAATAAGCAAGCAGGCTACTAGGACGGTATTGCGGTTGGTAagtgatttattaattaattacctCCTGCGCAATTTGGTTGTGGTCATGCGCACACGCTGGATGTAGTCTCGCGATCGCGATCCTAGCAGCTTGCGTCGATAGTCGAGCGAGTGTAGAGTACGCTTGCGAGCCATGATGACGTCCGATCGAGAGCTCATACGATGGAATCCACCCCCTCTACCGCTTCCACGAGTTGAAATGCGACCTCTGTAGTTTGAGCTTTGATGCGATATTCGCCCTCGGCTCGAGGTATATCTCTGAGTTGGAGGTGCCATTTCACTAATTCGAGGGGGTGGTGGAGGTGCATAGCTCCGCGATGCTGAATGACGGTCCTCTGAGCGATGATATGACGAAGCACGTTCGCTTTGTCTCTTGTCCTCATACACGGCCGAAGACGACGATCCCTTATTATCGTCATAAGGAGCTGATGCAGATGAACCACCATACGACGAAGAATACCTCTGAGAGCCGCTACCGCTACCTCCACCCTGCCAAATCAAATTCAATTGTGCTCCTTCCCATTgtatctttctcttttcctgcccttctttcttttaatcTATATACATTCCTCCCCTTTGTTCCCTCCTATCAGATATTCtccatatatttttttttctaattccaTTCCAAGTTGATTCTTTTGCACTCCCTTATTTTACCACTCATTATAGTGCCAATCGTTTAGTACAAAATCATCCAACCTTGTACTGTTACGGTCACTACACCCATTCCCGTTGGATCaccaaaatattatttacctCGCCTAAGCTTGAAAAGCAcctaaattatattttatctttcatatttcaaatataagtAACTTTGCATACcgctttttttattatattagaaacaatttttagttttcaaaaaatataatagGAGTCTTGTCATTTCATTTCATATGTACGAGCTCTGAATAGTAGCTTTGATCAGCATTCGTTTGCTTGAAGATATCAAATGAACTGAATTCTGCATGATTCTGGATTAATTGTTGATAGACCTTTCcaattttaataaagatagatgtatttttatatattcatatttgtAAAGCATTCTTTCATACAATGTTCAATGCCTCATGCACACTTATATGAACCAAGAAATCaaataaaactaataaaattgtagttatatgcatataatgttatatccttgtatattttctttaaggataaaatatgtgaaaaatatatttgtgtaCTTTCACTGCTTTTGTAAAGCTTTCCAGCACAGTCTAGCTTCAACCCATAGATATAAGGTAcagatatatatttaaaaaaggtTGATGTTTCTCAGTCATTTTCAATTGAACATAACTTAGGATGTATGTCCTTTACATTGGAAAGATCTACGATTTGACgttattaacaatttatttcattatctCAATGGTAAGTTTTAATGGatgtaatttagaaaattgtatAGAGCagtatttgttaaaaatttttgCGGTGTGGCAATGCAGGGATGCTTTCAACATTTCAATAACTGATCTGCACTGTGCAGGAAACTGGTTTAGTTGCACATATTGTTTTACATAGAGAACAATACTGATGTAATGTTGgcattttaaaattcatatttctatatgtatatgtatatatatatatatctattcATTTGTTGGTTCAGATACTTTTCAGGTTGTTCTCAATATTTAATGCAACTGTGTGCAGGCAATAATTAAGTACCATCTAGGTGTATTTCATCTTTTAATTATGTGATGTTTTCGCAGTGTTCCACCAGTAGTGTCCCAACGCAAAAAGAATGGGTGTTCAAGTAGCCGTTGGCTCGTCGCTTGAAAGGAAAGTATGACGACTTATGAATGCCTTGCCTactgtttcattttttttaaatgtaaatgtttAGACGAGTGtcctgaaaatattttttatatggAACAAAATACTTAAAATTTCATAGTTAAATTTTATGTGAAAATCTTTCAGGACCATCGTTTGTTCATGctatgtaatttaaaaatttgaaaacatttgtgaAGCAGGGCTTTCAAGATGAAAAAATGATTCTTGACCACAGCACGGCAGGAGATTGAAACAAAATAGACTAACGCTTATTTGAGGTGTcttgcaataaaaatatcactacgcttatatgtataaaatatatacctgGTATGAATCACTTCTCATCCTTTTACGAGTTGAATCACTCGACGATCGATGTTCATCTCTTCCAGAATAAGATtcctaaataaaataataatgtttcAAATTTATGTCACTCTCTATGCACACAATTCTTTAAGTTAcaattcatttatttacatacttacCCTTGGTCTTTTATAACTATTTGAATGTTCACCTCTTCCTCCTCTACTAGAATATCTTTCAGACCCtcctgttataaatataaataatttttaatattacttataaaataaatgctcttcataaaatattaggtaacataaatttgttattatgGTCAtaagaattatattaaatgtaCACAAATATTAACTAACCAGAATTATATTTTGATCGAGAATCGTAACTGGtagttgaatatttaaatctgCCTCCTCTAGATGAGGAATAACCTCCTCTGCTAGACATATTTCCTCCTGTGGATCCACTGTTCCATTCATTTCCACTACCACCTCCTCTTCCCCTATAAGAACTGCCTCCTCGAGAATTAAATCCACGGCCACGAGAACTCATACTAGagctataaaaaaaaagataagaaatatataaaatattttttataattaatactgagctttatatatataactttattatttttttaaatgatattAGGTATAAAAATAAGCACCATATTTAAATGACATTGATATTTAATACATAGTATATCTTTGTGAcagaaagaatttatttaagatcaaaatttgtaaaaaattatttacaacaacaaaaatggtatattaaatgaaaatatacatatatttatgaataatataaaataacaaaatataaaatccaagcggatataaatttacatgtGCATAATCTATTACCAACCTGCATTTATGGTAGCTATAACTCATAATTAGGACTTATAGATGGGTTATAGATGTCAGATATGGTGTCAAAAGTCTATAGACAAAACAGGAATGTTTATGTATTGCATTACAACATTAAAATACATTCATATGTATTATAACCTTCAGTTACATTAATTGTACTTATTTATTGTTCTTATGCAATGTGACACGAAATTACCAAAATATTTAAGAGTTTTCATATATATCGTCTTCAACACAAAATCgacaataatatataaaaataaggtTTACATCATTatctatttaaattattaaaacagtGACAAATTTTTTCTACaagatacataaatattttaatagataACATTTctatattgtaaaatgtagTTCCTCACGATACcatcattaaaatatatatttcatgcTGCTCGTAATTGTGCATGATTTTGAACAAAGTGCTTCAACGCTTATcacatttaataaatattataatcgtGAAACGATATATCTATATTTGAacgataaaatatacaatcttttgcaaaaattaataGTATTTCTAGTGTGAAAATCAATAACTTCCTTCTTTATTCCCCAAATTAATGGCCACACTCTGCGAGAATTTTAGAACCATCATTTTATCTAAGAAATCGTCTTTATATAAACAAGATAATACTTACTTTATTAAAGTGTGTGAATTTTCCTTTAAGAGATTTTAGTAAGCGCAATTTGTACAATAAACTTTAAGTATTTGGCACGAAATTACACAGACATGCCGTGGACGCGCGATTCACGTAAAATGTCGTCTTCCCTAAAGGCTGTGGCGTCACTCTTCTTCCAAATTCTAACGATCGTTCGGAATGAAGGAATCGAACCGGAAGTTAGCATCAACTTGACTCATACACtcgttttaataatattcaatgaCTTACTTGTCGTATGCAACTAATAAACACTAAAtccataatttttaataaacatatatcattttacgctattctaatattttttgaaaattaagTTTTTGTTCATTGTACATAGTATATTCTGAAGGAATTGTAGTTTGAAAAACTAAATTGCTTAACATggcattaaaatatttacgtaCTTTAGCAAATTCAGTAgatacattaaatatttttatatacataaaaaccaaacaatttataatatttttatataagagaacaaataaatattttttagctATCAGTTATTATCAAATCTTTAAGtattaagtaataaaatataaatttcataaaagtcATTCTCTTACTGCTTGCATATGTtctatacacacatataaagaTTAAAGTGATCAAtattttatcagaaataaaattacctTGTTAATCATATAAGtagtaaaaataaagagaattGTAGGGcacaaaaaaaataaagaggaAATCAGTCTTATGTAACTTTATGTTATACATTAAACAAATCAAgaatttttgcaatttattaCACGCATACACTAATATTATGTAACGATTACAATAACAATcatttagataattattcacgcagattttttgctagttatgtaaattaattattaaaatctaCAAATGTATACTTTATGTTGTAATGTTTGTTTTACAGTTTAATTTTGACAATAGCATCATTATTGCAAAGAATTTTAGTTTTAATAATAGAGATGTACAAATTTGTAAATCTAATTCATCTTATTtcattttagttttatttacataatagAGTCTAatgtatctttttattttaaatcttttttgtcaaataaaatgtaatggCAACTAATAAAGTTATTTATGATACAAATATCTACAAAGAATTCACACAAGTATAAGAAACTTAGTATAAGTTTGAAATGTGTCACAATCTgttactatttatatatataatgatattgttattgttattatttaaacaaataacTTCAGTCTAATCTTAATTTgttcttatttataatacaacaTGGTTATGTACATAAATCAAAAGTgtttaaatttgaatattgTTTATAGAGATTGATTATGAacatcaaaaatatttttattaaaccaACTACTCTTTCGTTaataatatcattaatatattaatatatttgcaTCCATGAtccaaatatatttcataacatgtaataaataaaatatgtaatgaAATGTTTATGTGATGAAAGTGCGAGTAAGATTGTTTGACCActcaatttcaaatttacaGTTTGGCAAACCAACATACAAATGCTTTAGCAAGTTTTATAATCTTACTCACACTCTTTTCTTTAGGAGACTTTTTGTTACAGACATAAAACATTCTACTTTTTATGGTGTTTGaattataataatgaaaattgactTTCAACCATCTGAGCTATATATATAGTCTTCATCTAAAGGGGAATGAACATTCATGTCATTGGAGTTGCTACTATAACGACTacaattttcaattacaatATGGGCAAGTTCTTTTATACGCTCATATGGTCTTGGATCTGAGATTAAAGtattcaatttctcaattccTCCTTCTCGAATAACTAATATGCAATATTTATGGGctgttaaagaaataattatagttTTAATAAAAGTTGCAAGGTAATAAAacttcaaaaaaatatttgtatgtatGAATATATAGAATGGAAAAATgattgtatttaaaataaaattaaattttgcaatATATATACTCACGATAAACAGTTGTAAGATTAGCAAGAGCCCAAACCGCCCAATGTTGACATTGTGGTGTATGATAAATATCTACCAAACGTAATAGTGGTAGAAATGAGCGGTAATTAATATTACGTTCTGATGATATATCCCATCGTTCAATAGCTTCAACCATAAGTTCAAGAACTACATTTCGACTAGGTTTTTCTATTGTCCATGCTTCAACACCATCAGATGCTATGTGAGCTAATATCCCGACTGCATTATATGGTACCTAATagcaaagaaaatatattaagtattgtaaaaatataattattaaatatattgtcaatatataagtataaaaaacCTCAATGCTTTCTCTGACAGTACGTATTAAATTTGTGAAAACTACCATGTATGGTAGTTGCATTAGATGCACTCTAAGACTTTGTACTTCGGCTACATTACCAAGTAAACCcatcatattttttaataattcttcttTGCGAGAGTATTGctgtaaaaataaatcattcaTGAAGT includes:
- the LOC126875315 gene encoding protein split ends-like isoform X1 yields the protein MSYSYHKCSSSMSSRGRGFNSRGGSSYRGRGGGSGNEWNSGSTGGNMSSRGGYSSSRGGRFKYSTTSYDSRSKYNSGGSERYSSRGGRGEHSNSYKRPRESYSGRDEHRSSSDSTRKRMRSDSYQGGGSGSGSQRYSSSYGGSSASAPYDDNKGSSSSAVYEDKRQSERASSYHRSEDRHSASRSYAPPPPPRISEMAPPTQRYTSSRGRISHQSSNYRGRISTRGSGRGGGFHRMSSRSDVIMARKRTLHSLDYRRKLLGSRSRDYIQRVRMTTTKLRRSSGTTRLSGSKKESGSGTSMKDKDREMTKAINAEFSDDDEEDDDNKSNWDDDDKPHERDDEEEEEEEEKKKKDEKRKKEKQDRERQNTEDEEEKEDEVKEDEDDRKHEDDEDDGDDEERDENDKTDHGRTTGSEELPSRRDGRKFIKLTCPHCAHRSVTFKEYSLHLYSGRHSAAMRRIASRHKATLTRMRVLQRQEQRRVEARDAARGTLPSRTMFCPICKLNYRSLKAIHQLSDSHRQMKRFLTPFCRTCRIQFRSPMLFETHMCSLDHIKRKSALKERMNAGNGEAEANSSGPEEDDKEVNLDNFMTLDSVGDVDAEDEESPEKKKEKPENEGTNDTEKKPKSKQMIKVGAEYIKRVEVQFCELCKTYLPRSENSERAIALHCSTRSHLKRYVRDNDDKALRRQAERIHLQSSSSTNNTSTPNAVNSTENAKSPTNSEPPSTNNTLPVTTTDGTNTAESGKTIEQKGVVESEKNTKENKNGQAEEDDDDDYPGDSGDKLWDDVDKDLGDILRETEVGGKSSDDEDSRYDRFRNSDKKQQHSGKDKERDNEKNEIDEKENTKKQELKVKIEKIDM
- the LOC126875315 gene encoding protein split ends-like isoform X3; its protein translation is MSYSYHKCSSSMSSRGRGFNSRGGSSYRGRGGGSGNEWNSGSTGGNMSSRGGYSSSRGGRFKYSTTSYDSRSKYNSGGSERYSSRGGRGEHSNSYKRPRESYSGRDEHRSSSDSTRKRMRSDSYQGGGSGSGSQRYSSSYGGSSASAPYDDNKGSSSSAVYEDKRQSERASSYHRSEDRHSASRSYAPPPPPRISEMAPPTQRYTSSRGRISHQSSNYRGRISTRGSGRGGGFHRMSSRSDVIMARKRTLHSLDYRRKLLGSRSRDYIQRVRMTTTKLRRSGTTRLSGSKKESGSGTSMKDKDREMTKAINAEFSDDDEEDDDNKSNWDDDDKPHERDDEEEEEEEEKKKKDEKRKKEKQDRERQNTEDEEEKEDEVKEDEDDRKHEDDEDDGDDEERDENDKTDHGRTTGSEELPSRRDGRKFIKLTCPHCAHRSVTFKEYSLHLYSGRHSAAMRRIASRHKATLTRMRVLQRQEQRRVEARDAARGTLPSRTMFCPICKLNYRSLKAIHQLSDSHRQMKRFLTPFCRTCRIQFRSPMLFETHMCSLDHIKRKSALKERMNAGNGEAEANSSGPEEDDKEVNLDNFMTLDSVGDVDAEDEESPEKKKEKPENEGTNDTEKKPKSKQMIKVGAEYIKRVEVQFCELCKTYLPRSENSERAIALHCSTRSHLKRYVRDNDDKALRRQAERIHLQSSSSTNNTSTPNAVNSTENAKSPTNSEPPSTNNTLPVTTTDGTNTAESGKTIEQKGVVESEKNTKENKNGQAEEDDDDDYPGDSGDKLWDDVDKDLGDILRETEVGGKSSDDEDSRYDRFRNSDKKQQHSGKDKERDNEKNEIDEKENTKKQELKVKIEKIDM